Proteins co-encoded in one Dendropsophus ebraccatus isolate aDenEbr1 chromosome 9, aDenEbr1.pat, whole genome shotgun sequence genomic window:
- the LOC138800895 gene encoding keratin-associated protein 6-1-like has protein sequence MASLINLALGGLFGGSGIYPGYGGLGVGYGGLGVGYGGLGVGYGGLGGGYGYGMNRFNGYGLGYNRGGFYRPNYGSRYHRGGGHGHRFGHRGGRWHH, from the exons ATGGCTTCTCTGATCAACTTAGCATTGG GAGGTTTATTTGGAGGGTCAGGAATCTACCCTGGATATGGAGGACTTGGTGTAGGATATGGAGGACTTGGTGTAGGATATGGAGGACTTGGTGTAGGATATGGAGGACTCGGTGGAGGATACGGCTATGGAATGAACAGATTCAATGGTTATGGGCTTGGATACAACCGTGGTGGTTTTTACCGCCCAAACTATGGCTCTCGCTATCATCGTGGAGGTGGACATGGTCACCGCTTTGGACATCGTGGAGGTCGCTGGCACCACTGA
- the LOC138802055 gene encoding TATA-binding protein-associated factor 2N-like, whose translation MASLLNLAVGGLLGGSGFYPGGFGGGYGGGLGGLGGYGGGLGGYGGGLGGYGGGLGGYGRGLGGYGGGLGGYGGGPGGYGGGYGMNRGYGLGYNRGGGFYRPNYGSRNHRGGGYGHRFGHHGGRWHH comes from the exons ATGGCTTCTCTGCTCAACTTAGCAGTTG GAGGTTTATTGGGAGGGTCAGGATTCTACCCAGGAGGATTTGGTGGAGGATATGGTGGAGGACTCGGAGGACTCGGAGGATATGGTGGAGGGCTCGGAGGATACGGTGGAGGGCTCGGAGGATACGGTGGAGGGCTCGGAGGATACGGTAGAGGGCTCGGAGGATATGGTGGAGGACTCGGAGGATATGGTGGAGGACCCGGAGGATATGGTGGAGGATATGGAATGAACAGGGGTTATGGGCTTGGATACAACCGTGGTGGTGGTTTTTACCGCCCAAACTATGGCTCTCGCAATCATCGTGGAGGTGGATATGGTCACCGCTTTGGACATCATGGAGGTCGCTGGCACCACTGA